The DNA window ACTAATTGGGTTGCAAAAATCAAGCAAAAAAGGGAAGAAAGGCTAGCTCAAATTGGTAATCTGATCAATCCCCCACCCCATCTGCGTGTAAGCAGTCGATTTCGTAAGTTTTGAAAATTTGCTATTATTTGGCTGTAATTTGTGCTATACTACACTTAGTAAGTGAGAAATTATGGAATTAGTATCAACAATCAATATTACTGAAGAACAAATATATAAAGAGTTCCTTAGACTAGGAATGGAGCAACTAATAGCACAAGATTTATCTAAAAGATATTACCACAATAAGCTTACGTATAGAGATTTAGAAAATTTAGAAAAACAATTTGGAATAAAGTTAGAAAATCTTGAGTTCAAGATTGATACTGTTAAAAATGAACTCAATACAAAGATTGATACTGTAGAAAAGAATTTACAAAAAGACATAGCTAACTTAGATGCTAAGATTGATACTGTTAAAAATGAACTCAATACAAAGATTGATACTGTAGAAAAGAATTTACAAAAAGACATAGCTAACTTAGATGCTAAGATTGATACTGTAGAAAAGAATTTGCAAAAAGACATGTCTAATTTGGAGCAAAATCTTAAAAAAGAGATGCAAACCAATAATCAATTATTATTAGAAAAAATTGAAACCAATAATCAATTATTATTAGAAAAAATTGAAACCAATAATCAATTATTATTAGAAAAATTTAAGGTGAGTAATAGAATAATAACCATTGCGGCAATAGTAGTAATTCCTATTGCGATATCTATTCTAGTTCCTTATGTTGTGTCTCTGATTGGCAGCCATTTGAATTAGCTTGCAAAGAATTTTCCACTCCGATTAATTTAAAATATTAATTAATTAAAAAGATTTTAGATATAATTCGTTTTTGTAATTTACAAGT is part of the Borreliella garinii genome and encodes:
- the bdr gene encoding Bdr family repetitive protein is translated as MELVSTINITEEQIYKEFLRLGMEQLIAQDLSKRYYHNKLTYRDLENLEKQFGIKLENLEFKIDTVKNELNTKIDTVEKNLQKDIANLDAKIDTVKNELNTKIDTVEKNLQKDIANLDAKIDTVEKNLQKDMSNLEQNLKKEMQTNNQLLLEKIETNNQLLLEKIETNNQLLLEKFKVSNRIITIAAIVVIPIAISILVPYVVSLIGSHLN